Proteins co-encoded in one Siniperca chuatsi isolate FFG_IHB_CAS linkage group LG11, ASM2008510v1, whole genome shotgun sequence genomic window:
- the ubr2 gene encoding E3 ubiquitin-protein ligase UBR2 isoform X1: MAAAQSDRDPTSALCSEFLNFSAKDTASRWLPAADLQQEVYRHLAVYVPRILCLGPSGGSSREEQREEQREELACQLLLLAPLEWLLLGEEPATGLALLQEKNQPSPLCGHVFKVGEPTYSCRECAADPTCVLCMQCFLGSVHKEHRYRMTTSGGGGFCDCGDAEAWKKGPCCQKHTPAANNRDTEEDPVAQLPADMVARGYSIFSIILKYAVDMLTWDQEDQLPAGLEPPERGDTYYCMLFNDEVHTYEQVIYTLRKAVSCSQKEAVSFATSVDRDGRKSVRYGDFQFCEQAKSVIVRNTSRQSKPLRVEVMHSSVVAHQCFALRALSWLGQVIQYSDGLRRILCQVGLQSGPEGENSSLVDQLMLNDSKMWKGARNIYHQLLMNSLLMDLKYKKLFAIQFAKSYERLQCDYVRDDHDREFSITDLSVQIFTVPSLVSSV; the protein is encoded by the exons aTGGCGGCGGCCCAGTCCGACAGAGACCCAACGTCCGCTTTATGTTCTGAATTCCTGAATTTCTCCGCCAAAGACACCGCGTCG CGGTGGCTGCCGGCGGCCGACCTGCAGCAGGAGGTGTACCGTCACCTGGCCGTGTACGTACCCAGAATCCTTTGCCTGGGTCCCAGCGGGGGCAGCAgcagggaggagcagagggaggagcagagggaggagctGGCCTGTCAGCTGCTCCTCCTGGCTCCTCTGGAGTGGCTCCTGCTGGGGGAGGAGCCGGCCACCGGCCTGGCGCTCCTGCAGGAGAAGAACCAGCCTTCACCACTGTGCGGACACGTGTTCAAGGTGGGAGAGCCCACCTACTcctgcag GGAGTGTGCAGCTGACCCGACCTGTGTTCTGTGCATGCAGTGCTTCTTGGGCAGCGTTCACAAAGAGCATCGATACAgg atGACCACGTCAGGAGGTGGAGGTTTCTGTGACTGCGGAGATGCTGAAGCCTGGAAGAAGGGTCCTTGCtgccagaaacacacacctgcagccaacaacagagacacagaggag GATCCTGTAGCTCAGCTTCCAGCTGATATGGTTGCCCGTGGTTACAGCATCTTCTCCATCATCCTGAAGTATGCTGTGGACATGCTGACCTGGGATCAGGAGGACCAGCTACCTGCGGGACTGGAGCCACC ggagagaggagacaccTACTACTGCATGTTGTTTAATGATGAAGTCCACACGTATGAACAGGTGATCTACACTCTGCGGAAAGCCGTCAGCTGCAGCCAGAAAGAAGCTGTCAGCTTCGCCACCAGTGTGGACAGAGAC ggCAGGAAGTCAGTTCGATACGGAGATTTCCAGTTCTGTGAACAGGCCAAGTCTGTTATAGTG aGGAACACCAGCCGTCAGTCCAAGCCTCTCAGGGTTGAGGTGATGCACTCGTCTGTTGTCGCTCATCAGTGTTTCGCTCTGAGGGCTCTCAGCTGGTTGGGACAGGTCATTCAGTACTCTG ACGGTCTGAGGAGGATCCTGTGTCAGGTCGGCCTGCAGAGCGGTCCTGAGGGAGAGAACTCCTCGCTGGTCGACCAGCTGATGCTCAACGACTCCAAGATGTGGAAAG GAGCGAGGAACATCTACCACCAGCTGCTGATGAACAGCCTCCTCATGGACCTCAAATACAAGAAGTTATTTGCCATCCAGTTTGCCAAG